In Micromonospora ferruginea, the sequence CTTCGCCACCGTGGACTTGCCCGCGCCGGTCGGCCCGATCAACGCGACCGTCTGCCCGGCCGGCACGGTCAGCTCCAGGCCGGCCAGGATCGGCGTCTCCGGCCGGTAGCCGAAGGAGACCGACCGGAAGGTCACCGCGCCGCGTGGCGGCCCGGCGGGCAGCGACGCCGGCCGGACCGGTTCGGCCACCGCGGGACGCTCGTCGAGCACCCCGGCCAGCTTCTCCAGCGCCGCGGTCGCCGACTGGAGCGAGTTGTAGAACTGGCTCAGGTCCTCCATCGGCTCGAAGAACCGCCGCAGGTAGAGCAGGAACGCGGCGAGCACGCCGACCTCGGTGTGGCCGCCCAGCACCCGCCAGCCCCCGTACGCGAGCACCGTCGCGGCGGTGAGGTTGCCGATCAGTCGGATGCCGGGGGAGTAGATCGCGATCAGCCGGAACGCGCGCAGGCTGGCCGCCCGGTAGTCGTCGTTGACCGCGGCGAAGATGCGCTGGTTGCGGGCCTCCCGGCGGAACGCCTGCACCGCCCGGATCCCGCGCAGCGACTCGACGAAGTGCACGATGACCAGCGCCACCGCCTCCCGGGTGCGCCGGTACGCGCCGGCCGAGGCCCGGGCGAACCAGCGGGACAGCCAGAACAGGAACGGGAAGGCGACCAGGGTGACCGCGGCCAGCGGCGGGTCCAGCCAGAGCAGGATGGCCGCCACGGACAGCACCGACAGCACGGCCATGACCAGCCGGTCGATGCCGCCGTCGACCAGCTCGCCGATCGACTCCAGGTCGCTGGTCAGCCGGGACACCATCCGACCCGAGGTGTATCGCTCGTGGAAGCCCACGTCGAGGCGGAGGAAGTGCGCGTACACCCGGCGTCGCAGGTCGAGCAGGACGGCCTGGCCGATCCGCGCGGCGAGGGCGAGGAACGCGCGCCGGGCCGCGTACTCGGTGGCGGTGGCCACCACGAACACGGCGGCCACCGCGATCAGCGGCCCGGCGTCGCCGGCCCGCAGCGGACCGATGCCCCGGTCGATGCCGAGCATGACCAGGTACGGGCCGGCCATCGCGGCCGCGTTCTGCACCAGCAGCAGCGTCACCGCCAGGCCGAGCGGGCGACGGTGCGGGCGGAGCAGG encodes:
- a CDS encoding ABC transporter ATP-binding protein, which translates into the protein MTRRGARVPPPRGPAARHAAATSDAAGRAASDCDAAGRDADGRDADAGLARWRGRATDPDADRSRAEDSSPEAVTRLRARSRLLLRRLLRPHRRPLGLAVTLLLVQNAAAMAGPYLVMLGIDRGIGPLRAGDAGPLIAVAAVFVVATATEYAARRAFLALAARIGQAVLLDLRRRVYAHFLRLDVGFHERYTSGRMVSRLTSDLESIGELVDGGIDRLVMAVLSVLSVAAILLWLDPPLAAVTLVAFPFLFWLSRWFARASAGAYRRTREAVALVIVHFVESLRGIRAVQAFRREARNQRIFAAVNDDYRAASLRAFRLIAIYSPGIRLIGNLTAATVLAYGGWRVLGGHTEVGVLAAFLLYLRRFFEPMEDLSQFYNSLQSATAALEKLAGVLDERPAVAEPVRPASLPAGPPRGAVTFRSVSFGYRPETPILAGLELTVPAGQTVALIGPTGAGKSTVAKLLARFHDPDAGSVRLDGVDLRELADAELRRAVVLVTQETHLFSGSVAENIRFGRPDADDAAVVAAARAIGAHEFIAALPDGYATDVHRRGGRLSAGQRQLVAFARAFLADPRVLILDEATSSLDVPTERLVQRALRNVLRDRTALVIAHRLSTVETADRVLVLDTGGIVEDGSPADLAAAGGRYAALHRQWRDSLL